CGGGTGCCCTCGGTGGCGCAGGCCTACCAGGCGGGCCATGTGGTGGCGCTGTCGAGCATCTCCGAGGGCTTTCCCTACTCGGTGATCGAGGCGATGGCGGCCGGGCGGCCGATGGTCGCGACCGACGTGGGCGGGGTGCGCGAGGCGGTCGGCGACACCGGCCTGGTCGTGCCCCCGCGTGATCCGCACGCCTTCGCCGACGCCTGCCTGGAGCTGCTGCGCGACGACACCTTGCGCCACACCCTCAGCCGCCGGGCACGCGACCGCGTGCTGACACTCTTCACCCTGCAGCACTGCATCGAGGCCTACCGCCGGATGTACGACGAACTGCTCGACCTGGGCCGCCTGCCGGCCGCCGTGGGAGCCTGAGATGTCTGGACGCCCCGAAGTGCCTGATGAAACCGAGCAGCCCGGCACGACCGGGAAGGGCGGGGCCTGATGAGCGTGGTCGCCGTGACGCCCCCGGGCGCCCAGGCGCCTCCCAGCCCGAGCGTCGCCCGGCTGGGCCGCGAGTTCAGACACCTGTGTGCCCAGGCCACCCAGCCCGAGGAGATCGCGGCGGCGCTGGAGTCCAACGGCCTGAACGACGACATCGCCCGCGAGCGCTATGGCCTGCAGAACGTCTTCGCCTGCGCCGAGGCGCTGTACACGCACCTTCCCTACCGGGCGCCCCGGAGCGCCGTGGGAACCGAGACGGGGCCGCTCTGGGGCCTGCTGCCGCGCGGGCTGCTGTATGCCCTGCCGGGCGCGGCGCTGGCGGTGGCCGGGCCGCTGCTCTCCGGCCTGCCCGGCGCCTCGGTGGCCCTGTTCTCGGCGGTGGTGCTCGGCTGGGGCTGGGGCCAGGGCATGGCCAGCATCGGCTACCGCAAGACCGGCGCGCCCCAGCAGTGGTTCCTGTGGAGGGCCACCGCCCTGAGCGGGCCGCTCACCGCCCTCGCCGGGGCGCTGGTGGCCGCCCTGAACCAGCCGCGCCTGGACGCGGCCCTGATCGGCGCGCTGGTCGGCTGGGTGGGCGGCACCACCTGCGCCGCCTTCGCCGCGCTGCTGATCCTGGGCCGGCCGCTGTTCGCGGCGCTGGGCTTCCTGCCCTGCCTGGCGCTGCTGGTGGCGCCCGCCCTGTCCGGCGCCGGCCCCACCGACTGGAACAGCGCCTGGGTGGCGCTGGGCTGCGCCGCGCTACTGCCCCTGGCGGCGCTGGGCGTGCCCACCCGGCTGCCCAGCGGGCTGCAGATCCCGCCGCCGCCCTGGCACGTCACGCTCGCGCACGCGGGGGCCGGCTGGCTGTGTGCCCTGTTCCTGACCCTGGCCTTCGGCGCCGCGCTGTGGGCGCAGCTGGGCCCGGCCGCCCTGCTCCCCGTGATCCTCAGTGTCGGCCCGCTGGAGGTGGTGAGCCTGCGCTTCCAGTCCCGGCTGCGCCTACTGGCGCACCGATACGGGGATCTGCGGCGGCTGGCCGGGGCCTCGCAGCGGGCGCTGCTGGGACTCTGGGGGGCCTACCTGCTGGCCCTGGGCAGCCTCTACGGCCTGTACCTGCTCACGCCGCTGCTGGGCACCTGGCCGGGCTCCGGAGTGCTGCTCACGGCCCTGCTGCCGCTGGCGGCCTATGGCAGCGCCCTGCTGCTGGGCACGGTGGTCAGCAGTGTCGGGCAGCCGTGGGTGGTGTGCGCCGCCTGGCTGCTGGGCAGCCTGGTGTACCTCCTGTGCCACGCGGCGGGGCTGGCGGCGGCGCCGCTGCTGGGGGCCCTGTTCAGCGTCGGTGTCCTGTGGCTGGGGGTGCTCCGGGTGCTGCGCGTGCCCGCCACCTACCGCTGACTGTCTCTCTCCGCTTTCCCTCTTCCCCGTTTCGCCGTCGATCCCGTCCGAGCCCCCCTCCATCCCGTTCAGGCCGGCGCCCGGCGCCGCCATAAGGAGTCAAGATGACCTCACTCGTCGCCGTCACCGGAGCAGAAGGATTCGTCGGTTCCCACCTGGTCGAGGCGCTCGTCGCCAGCGGGGCCAGAGTCCGGGCCATGGTGCAGTACAACTCGTTCAATTCCTGGGGCTGGCTCGAGACCCTCTCGCCGGAGGTGCTGGCCAGCGTGGACGTGCAACTCGGCGACGTCCGCGATCCCGGCTCGGTCAACGCGCTGATGAAGGGGGCCGAGACGGTCTACCACCTGGCGGCGCTGATCGCCATTCCGTACTCCTACCAGGCGCCGCGCTCGTACATCGAGACCAACGTCAGCGGCACGCTCAACGTCCTGGAAGCGGCCCGGCAGTACGAGACCCCGCGGGTCGTCCACACTTCCACCAGCGAGGTCTACGGCAGCGCCCAGACCGTGCCCATCAGCGAGAACCACCCCATCCACCCGCAGTCGCCCTACGCGGCGTCCAAGGCGGCGGCGGATCATCTGGTGGGCAGCTACGTGCTCAGCTACAACCTGCCCGTGGTGACCCTGCGGCCCTTCAACACCTACGGGCCCCGGCAGTCGGCGCGCGCCGTGATCTCAAACATCATCTCGCAGCTGGCGGCCGACGCCCCGGCCGTGCAGGTCGGCGACGTGACCCCGACCCGCGACTTCACCTTCGTGCAGGACACGGCCGCGGCATTCCTGGCGGTCGGCACGGCCGGGCCGGAGGTGCTGGGGCGCACGCTCAACGCCGGCAGCCACAAGGAGATCAGCGTGGGCGACCTGATCCAGCTGATCTCCGAGGTGATGAACCGCCCCGTGCGTATCGAGCAGACCGCCGAGCGGGTGCGCCCGGCCGCCTCCGAGGTGCGGCGGCTGGTCTGCGACAACGGCGCCCTGTGCCGGCTCACCAGCTGGCGGCCCCGCCACTCCCTGCGCGACGGCCTGCGCCGCACCGTCGACTGGTTCGGCAATCCGCGCAACCTCGAACGCTACAAGACCGGCCTCTACAACGTCTGATCCCCTGCACCGTCTGA
Above is a genomic segment from Deinococcus koreensis containing:
- a CDS encoding GDP-mannose 4,6-dehydratase, whose amino-acid sequence is MTSLVAVTGAEGFVGSHLVEALVASGARVRAMVQYNSFNSWGWLETLSPEVLASVDVQLGDVRDPGSVNALMKGAETVYHLAALIAIPYSYQAPRSYIETNVSGTLNVLEAARQYETPRVVHTSTSEVYGSAQTVPISENHPIHPQSPYAASKAAADHLVGSYVLSYNLPVVTLRPFNTYGPRQSARAVISNIISQLAADAPAVQVGDVTPTRDFTFVQDTAAAFLAVGTAGPEVLGRTLNAGSHKEISVGDLIQLISEVMNRPVRIEQTAERVRPAASEVRRLVCDNGALCRLTSWRPRHSLRDGLRRTVDWFGNPRNLERYKTGLYNV